The Micrococcales bacterium genomic interval TGCCGTCTGCACAGCAGTATCAACCGGGTAGTCGGCTCGGTGCCCGCGTGCGGCGAGGGAGCGAATTGCGCGTTCGACCTCAATTTGTGCGACCACTGAGGTGAAAAGGCTGTCCCCGGAGGTCGAAGCCCGGCCCAGCCAGGTGCGTAGGGCCTCGCTCTCGGGCTCGCGGCGGGCGCGCTTGACCAGCGCGCTGGAGTCCAAAAAGTAGCGATGCATCAGAGCCGGTCGGCCCGCAACTCGTCCAGAAGCTCAGCTGTGGGTGGGCCACCGTCAATCAGAAGATGCTCCGGGAAGTCTTGAAATGGCGTGGCCTGAGGCAATTCCGGCAGCCCGTCATCGGGCAGCGTCCCAGAAAGCATTCGCCGCACGGCCTCGGTGATCAGAGAGGCCTGACTGCGACCGGTTCGCTCAGACTCGGCGCGGAGCTGGTCCGCCAGGGCCGGATCGAATCGCAGTGTCGTC includes:
- a CDS encoding type II toxin-antitoxin system VapC family toxin; translation: MHRYFLDSSALVKRARREPESEALRTWLGRASTSGDSLFTSVVAQIEVERAIRSLAARGHRADYPVDTAVQTAVSGLSVVPLSEPVVRLARCVGPESLRSLDAIHLATAAMNGAAGLVTYDQRLAGAARAVNVPPIMPA
- a CDS encoding ribbon-helix-helix domain-containing protein, with the translated sequence MATTLRFDPALADQLRAESERTGRSQASLITEAVRRMLSGTLPDDGLPELPQATPFQDFPEHLLIDGGPPTAELLDELRADRL